ATACGAACTCGGCATTGATGACAAAGGAGAGATCTGTCTCATAGACGAGATACATACGCCCGATTCTTCCCGCTATTGGATAAAAGAAACATTCGAATCGAGGATAGCCGCGGGCAAGGAACCGGAGAATATCGACAAAGAATTTCTACGGCTCTGGTTCAAGGAGCATTGCGACCCTTATAAAGATAAAATCCTACCGTCCGCACCTGATGACCTCGTCATCGAACTGTCGCACCGGTATATCCGCCTCTTTGAAATGATCACCGGCCAGGAATTTTCAGTCGACGGCACGCAATCGGTAAAGGATCGACTTAAAAAGAATTTAGGTGCTTATGCAAAGTGACGATAACCCGTAGGGGTGAATAATTACATATAGCTTGATTTAACAGATTTCATTTCACAGTGGGTTATGAAGTAAATTAGATGAACATTGTTTCTTAATAAAGGAGAGAAAATGAAGCACAAGGTTTATGAAGGCCAGCTTAATGCCCAGGGCAAAAGGTTCTGCCTGCTGGTCTCCCGGTTCAACGATCTGGTGGGGGCCCGTCTGCTGGAGGGCGCCCAGGACTGCCTGCTGCGGCACGGGGCCGAGGCTGACCAGATAGACATAGTCTGGGTGCCGGGATCGTTTGAGATCCCGGGGGCCGCCTCCAAGCTGGCCGCCTCCAAGCGCTACGATGCCGTGGTCTGCCTGGGCGCGGTGATCCGGGGCGACACCCCTCATTTTGATTACATCGCGGCCGAGGTGGCCAAGGGCGTGGCCCAGGTGTCCATGAGTTCGGGCGTGCCGACCATCTTTGGGGTGGTGACCACCGACAACCTGGAACAGGCGTTGGAGCGGGCCGGCAGCAAGTCCGGCAACAAAGGCTGGGAGGCCGCCCTGTTCGCCATCGAGATGGCCGACCTCTACCAGAAGCTCGGCAAAAGCAAATGAGCACCAGGCATAAATACCGGGAGCTGGCCCTGCAGGCTTTGTACCAGATGGAGCTTACCGGTATCCCGCCGGAGGAGGCCCTGTACGACATCCGGCAGAGGAATTCCGGCCAGGCCATAGACTTTACCATCAGCCTGGTTCAGGCGGTGGCCGGAAATATCCAGGAGATCGACCAGGTCATCGAGCGTTCGGCCAAGAACTGGAAGCTTTCCCGGATGGCGGTGGTGGACCGGAACATCCTGAGGCTGGGAGTGGCCCAGCTGATGTACCTGCAGGCCGAGGTGCCGCCCAAGGTGGCCATCGACGAGTCCATTGAACTGGGGAAAAAATTCGGGGACGGGCAGTCCGGGAAATTCATCAACGGCATCCTGGACAATGTCTACAAGGAAATGGCAAAACAGGTTTGAACCCCAAAACTCATTTACGGTGAAGTTATGCGGTATGCCATCATCTCGGACATCCACGGTAATCATCAGGCCTTAAGCGCGGTCAAGGCCAGCCTGAAAAATGAACAGCCGGA
The genomic region above belongs to bacterium and contains:
- the nusB gene encoding transcription antitermination factor NusB, which codes for MSTRHKYRELALQALYQMELTGIPPEEALYDIRQRNSGQAIDFTISLVQAVAGNIQEIDQVIERSAKNWKLSRMAVVDRNILRLGVAQLMYLQAEVPPKVAIDESIELGKKFGDGQSGKFINGILDNVYKEMAKQV
- the ribH gene encoding 6,7-dimethyl-8-ribityllumazine synthase, with translation MKHKVYEGQLNAQGKRFCLLVSRFNDLVGARLLEGAQDCLLRHGAEADQIDIVWVPGSFEIPGAASKLAASKRYDAVVCLGAVIRGDTPHFDYIAAEVAKGVAQVSMSSGVPTIFGVVTTDNLEQALERAGSKSGNKGWEAALFAIEMADLYQKLGKSK